From the genome of Silene latifolia isolate original U9 population unplaced genomic scaffold, ASM4854445v1 scaffold_95, whole genome shotgun sequence:
gggtagccctccctaccatcAGGTCACTTCATTTTCGTCCATTCTCGGACACTTTTTTTTTGAaaacttttattattttttgcGCTTATATAGGCCATCgtgttttaagttttttttttttggtgaaatgtgagaaaatattatatcaaagaatcaaAAAATACAAGGAAGAGAGTCATGAAACAATTACAAGAACATTACATTCTATGTTTCTCATCGAACCAATTGCAATTTGGTCACTATTCCCGCCTAGCTTAAATTTAAGCCTCTTGACAATCAAATCTTTAACCTGTTTAGCCACATGCTCCGGTCTTAAGATCATAGCATTCACCCGTGCATTATTCCTTTGCATCCAAACACTGTAGTAGACTGCATTCAGGACTACAGTAAGAAATTTCCATTGCAACTGCTTCTTATTTCCATTGATAAGTCTGTTGAGAGTAGGGAACTGCGTCCCCATCCAGCTCTCCACTTCAGTACTGACCCTCCAACTGTATTCACAGGTCAGGAACAGATGTTCAGTAGTTTCAGTTTCTCTGTGACAAAGGCAGCACAGATCATCCTCACAGCAACCCCATTTATACAGTTTTTCTTTGACATTCATTCCATCATTCATGATAAGCCAAGTGATAATGGAATGCTTAGGAATATTCCAGCTGTTCTAAACAATGCTAGACAAGCTTTGAACAGGGTGGGAAGTTCTGAGCCAGTCATACCTACTTCTGATGGTGTACCCTTTTGTGTTAGCAGTCCAGATAGCATTGTCATACCCATGCTTTAAAGCTTCCTTCACTTTGCAGACATTCTTCCACGACCAGTTTGCATCATTAGGAGGGACATAGTCATGCCAGGCATGATTCCTGATGTAAATTTGGTTGATCCATCTTATCCATAACCTGTCTGCTTTACAATACACCCATTCAACCAGTTTACCTACAGTAGCAATGTTCCACAGTTCAGCCTTTTTAATACCCAAGCCACCTTCATTTTTAGGGCAAGTAACTTTCTCCCATGAAACCATGGGCACTCTATGAAATTCTGAGCTGCCATCCCATAAGAAGTTCCTGCAAATAGCCTCAATACTCTTAATGACACCCTTAGGCAAGATAAACATAATGGCCCAGTAATTATACAAAGTGTTGAGCACTGAATTAATGAGAGTAATCCTCCCTGCATAGGATAACTTCTTTATTCCAAGGCTTCTGATCCTTGCTACAATTTTCTCAGTGATGCTGTTACACTCCATTTTAGTCAATCTCCCTGCCTTTATAGGAACTCCCAAATATCTAAATGGCATGCTTCCTTCAACAAACCCTGTGACTTGCTTGATATCCTGCTTCAGGTCATCCTTTACCCCATTAAAGAAAATTTCTGATTTATTATTGTTCAGATTGAGACCAGAGGATTGGGAAAAGGTGGAGAAGGCTCTCATAAGAAGCATTATAGAGGGAGCATTTCCTTTACAGAACATTAatagatcatcagcaaacattagaTGGGTAAGCTTCAGGGATTTGCACAAAGGGTGATACTGGAAAGGCCATCTAGCTGTAGCATACTTAATAGTTCTAGTGAGGTACTCCATACATATAGTGAAGATAAGAGGGGAGATAGGATCCCCCTGCCTGAGACCCCTTTGGCCTTTGAAATATCCAAAAGAAGAGCCATTTAAACAAAGAGTAAAAGATGTAGTAGTAACACACCTCATAATCTTTTGAGTAAATGCCTCAGGAAACTTAAGCCCATGGAGCATCTGTTCAACAAAATCCCATTCAACTGTGTCATAGGCCTTTTGCAGGTCAATTTTGAATAAACATCTGGGAGATACTCCTTCTCTAGAATACATCTTCACAATATCTTGACATATGAGAACATTCTCAATAATAGACCTTCCTTTGATAAAAGCTCCTTGGTTATCATGTACAATGTCAAGAAGAACCATTGCTAATCTATTACAAAGAAGTTTAGATATTACCTTATAAATGAGTTTGCAACAGGCAATGGGCCTGAAATGTTTGACTGAGGTAGGTCTATCAATTTTTGGAATTAGAGTGATATTTGTGGCATTGATTTGGGTAAGCAAATTTCCAGTGTCAAAGAAGTCCCTAACAGTCTCACAAAACTCCTTCCCAACAACCTCCCAAGAGTCCTTAAAAAAAGAGCTATTATACCCATCTGGGCCAGGAGCCTTATCATTGGGTATGGCAAAGACCACCTGCTTAATCTCTGCATTTGTCACTGGTATCTCAAGGATTGCAGCATGTTCAGTTATACAGTAGGGGCCCTGTTGCATCACATCACTCCTAACAGCTAGGGTATCCTTCCTACTACCCAGCAAGGACTGGTAGTAGTCTAGAAAAGCTGCTTGAATGCCGTGGCTGTCTTTACAACAATTACCATATTGATCCTCAATTTGAATGACCTTGTTTCTGATGTTCCTTTTTTTGATTGCTCCATGAAAATAAGCTGTATTGTTGTCTCCATCCTCCAACCATTGTACCTTagctttttggcttaaaaagctATCCTTGGCTTTAGATAACTCCTTTGCAGCTGTTGGGGCATCAATTTCTAGAAGTTTCAGAGCACTACTAGCCTTGTTTTCAATGTCAGAGAAGCACTCCCTATTCAAGGACTTCAGAACCCATTTTAAACTCTTGAGTTTTTTGACAATACAGAACATTTTGGTACCTATATACTGCTTGTCCCATTCACTTTTAACCTTCTCAAGAAAGGAAGGTGCACtactccacatattaaagtacttgAAGCTTGCTTTCCTTGTCCCCCAAAACTTAGTATTGCTAACAATGCATGGAGTATGGTCCATCAACCCTTCAGGATGAAAGTGTGCTGCCATTTCAGGAAAAGAATCAAGCCAGTCACAATTCACCAGGAACCTATCCAGTCTGCTGTATCTTCTTTGAGAGGGTTCCTGTTTGTTATTCCATGTATAAAAAGCCCCTGTTGCAGGAATATCAGTCATACCACAGACTGTGAGGCAATTTATAAAATCATCCATGTCCTCTTGCTTAGTATGCCCCCAATCTTTCATCAGGATTAATTACTGTATTAAAATCTCCTGCTAGGGCCCAAGGACCCAAGCATTGTTGGGCAATAATAGCTAGCTTATCACACAGATCCTTCCTTTCACTCCCTTCATTGAATGCATAAATCATTGTTAAATAGAAGGTTTTCTGAGTTACTCTTATGGTAACCTTTGTATGGATAAACTTGGGATCATACTGGAACACCACTACATCAAAAATATTTGGTTGCCATAATATCCAAACTCTTCCTCCTTTATGATAATTGCAATTAGTAGTAACACTCCACCCATCTAGCAGATTAAGGGAAATATTACTCACTTTATTACTACTTATTTTGGTTTCCAGCAAGCCAAACAGGCTAGCTTCTTTATTGTGAATAAACCATTTTACATGTTTCTGCTTATTTACATTATTCAAGTCCCTTACATTCCAAAATCCGATGTTATTCATTATGATCAGTGGATGAAGGGTCACCTTGTTGGCCAATACCAACCTTAGGAGTCTCAGCTCCCCCCACAGCAGCTTTATAAGTTACCATTGGTGAAATAAACGATCTTGGGGTAGAACTGCAACTAGACACTAGTTTCACAGGAGAATTAATAGGTGTATGCACTGGTGTTACCTTGTTATGCTGAGTGACCTGTGCTGCCTGTGTCATAGTCACTACTTTAGGCTTCCATACCTGCATCACCGGTTTTTTCTTTTGAATTATTGGAGCACCCTTCCTGCAGGTAGCCTGTTCATGTCCTATTCCTTTGCACTTAAGACAAACTGAAGGCTTCCATTCATACTCTATCCCAACAGAAATAACCGTCCCATACTCATCCATAAATTTCACTTTAGTAGGAAATTTTTGTCCCACATTCAGTTCAACCATAACTCTTGCAAACCCTAGTCGTGTTTTATCTGTAGTTTGCTGGTGTACTCTTTGAAATTTACCAACCAATCCTGCTATAGAGGGCAAGCATTTACCCCAGAACCTGAGGggcaactcaagaattctaacCCATGCAGGCACAATCTTAACGTCCTCTTTCAATAGTTCAACATTAACATCCCATGATCTTACAATCAAtggtttattatcaaacataAAGTGGCCTGCTTGCAGCACAACCTCTTTATCCTGACTGGATTTAAAGTGAACTAGAAACACACCATTTGGCATGAATGAAACCTTGTCAACATTATGCTTTTGCCAAATTTGAAGGATAAATCCTTGCAGCACCTCCCATGGAGGGTTTGCTCCCAGTACAAAATAGTAGACAACATTTTGCCAAATTTCAACCTCTTTCTTAGTATCTTCTGGTGTGAATTTGAGCATATTGGTCTCATCTGCCTGCTCATCCTCTAATACTACGTTCTTCTTTCCTCTTTTGGTGATCTAGACATTGTTTTCTATTTCCTCATCGGTTACATCCTCAACAATGACTTTATCTTCTACACGAACATTAATAGACTCTTCATCAAAGGATAAAGCAGGGATCCCAGTGACCTCCTGCATCGGTTTTGTTCTGAGGACATCCTCCTCTGATGGACCTTTTTTTGTTGGTTTCTTACTACTATCACCACTTTTCCTGGCTTCTTTCATCTTCTGAATCCTACTggattgtttttgttttattttattcgaAGAATTACGTGCCATATTGAAGAATCAAGCAGACAAAATGGTATGGAAATGGCTGCGTGCAAGGGTTTTGCTAGGGTTCatcgcaattttttttttttttttttttaaaagttaattcatttcattttatgctttgctatgtgattttctatgcgaatttcggcagcatgacggcgtaaaccgtcacatgccaaacctgttttccAAGCTAACCTACAGATacaacaaacacccagcagcaaaggcacacagatcatcatatatacaaccaaaaaagtaAAATGTACATCAAAGGACGGGCTCCTGCCCAAAGTAAAGTGACAAAAGagaaaatgtacaaatgtacaacaaACAAACTACCAATAGGCTAGTACAGACGACCCCTCGGCTTAGCTACTGTCGCCTCAAGAGCGGCAATCTCAGCGTCTCTGGTcttgagctccctcaacaagcgggccgtctcctcctgggactgcgccacCTCACGCTCCAGGCCACGATCCCTCTACACAGAAGAAATGATAGGACATGGCACTTCACTTCCCTTCACAAGGTCAGAGGTAGTAAGGATAAGAAACAAGAAACGGGTACAAAAGGTTCATCCCTACCTCCCAAAGCCACCAGCAAGGGCCTTGATGGCTGTAGCTGGACGATGCCATCTTCATTCGAATACAGGAAAGGTTCAATCAAATgtattcatatgtaaataaaacATCAAAGTACAAAAAGACAGTCAAAggtgggggcttaccctcctcacgacgtGCTGCCACCCGTCCAAGCCAGCGTCAGTCACCGcctcgccgaagtcgcggatctccgagatcgttGTCATGTCCGTCGTATCGGTGTACCCCAGTgtctctggaaaagctgggggctcaacgctcgccacctcgatctcctgcaagTTTAAAACGATTTATTATTTTGATGATCATTAATCATTTATCTATTTTATCAAAAATAACAACTAAGGATGCTTACcatgatcggccagtacgccaacctctgacGAACGAACTCCGCGTACTCCACGTCAGGAAGAAAGAGGGCGTCACCACTCGCACCAGCCAAGTCTGTCGTCCTCTCAGCCTctaaaggctccctaaacatcgtctttggaggatcgatgggaaccgtgaaagcgtCGCGGGAACACTGTCGAaccaaacgctcacccaagtaccacacaggccccATGGACGTCGTCAACAACAACCGACTCGAACTCCGAGGACGGAtaacctcagccacgaaagcagGAGCTTCAGTGTAGCTCTCCCAAGGCCGGGGCACCCACTAAAGCAAAAGGAcggggggtcattcctatgatcgtcgCTAAACAAAAGAAAGGATATGAATGAAAGTCAAGATACTTACGCTGTCTAAGCTCAGGGCGTTCACGCCCCTCCTGCAGACGTCGTTAGAAGACCGCTGGCTCTTCCGACGACACATGATCCAGTCCCTGATGACAGGGTACTCCCTCGGAATGTCCTCCGCCCTCTTAGGCGCGAAGCTggaaaagtaggagtacacccacgcatgATTACAATTTATTCTCtacaaaatgatctttcatattttcaaaaataaaTGGAATAAATgacaaaatgatctttcatgattaCAAGAAAAGGTTCATACCTTCAACAGAAGTCCAGAACCGACattggcaggagaagtccccttctccatcaactccggacgaaccatggccctcatgtagcgagtgaggaccgcaaagctaggggtaacccagtcccaacgacctaggctacCCAAGTCAGCAAGAAAgggcagaagcttcgtcgatagcctctcccccttgtctccgaggtaaatcgaagacaagaaccaccacaaccacaaacgggccctctgctcGGCAGTACAAGGTGGTGAAGGCACCGCACGCCCATCCATCCTCACCATAGCCGGGACCTACAACTAAAGTAGTCCCTCACGTAAGAGCTCGACATCAAACTTCTTACCTctgccgagtctactctcatggccgtcaacggccacaccaccGGTGCCTCTCCACACGGCAGTCCCGAGATCataccgtagtcctccagagtgaccccgatctctccaaaacgcatatggaaagtcgaggtcgtgtcccaaaaccgatcaagaaaggctcgaatcatGCTCAGGTtggcccgaatcttcctttccttgatctctcTCCAAGCCCCATCCAAGGCGGTGAAAGCTCCCTGCTCGACGATGGCCCGCTCCTCCTCCGCTAGCTTCCCAAAGGCGTCCATCATCGCCGTGTAGCCAGAAAaagacctcatgttcccagcATCCTACATCAATGCAAAAGAAAGTTTTCTTAGGCATGGCTAATGTCAATAAACGAATGAATAAGCAAATGACAATGAGCCAATGACGAGAATAAGCGAATGATAGGGGAATTTACAAGAAGCAAACGAATAAAAGAAATGAGAAGTGGAAGACTCACCATACGTCTTGCCGTCCTGTACGACAAGtggctctccgctgcccaaataAGATGTcggccatcccatttctcggcccactctggCGCTCCTGCGAGCTGGTGGCCACCCCGTCCCAAGTTGGCCCTCcgtggggcctcctcctcctcatcctccttctcctcctcctctaagTACTCCTCCATCACCTAAACGATGGAAGGCTCAAGATCAGCGCTAGTCTCCATGAAGTCTCTGCCCGACGTAGAAGGAATATCCTCTACAATCAAAGCGATACAAAGCAAGGTTAAACGCATTTTCAAGTTTATTAGAAGCATTTTCAAGCCTTTTTCAAGCATTTTGAGCGTAAAAAGCGGCatttctggccatctttggccacgcTTTCCAAAGTCTAACCACTCGTGTGGTAAGATGGGTCAAGAATAGTTCAAGTCTAGCCTAGTTGTGGGTTTgagccgaaaattcggcagcacttTGCTACAATGTCAATTATGCCATATAAAGGTGTCCCAGATGAGCTGACAtaaatcaaaaatccgacatgatagcaagtttacccactACTCAAGGGTTCCATAACgccaagtttcatcaaaaatggactagTATAGGGtcattttcgaagggttttacggtctagctgagaaaccgtctcatttcaccctcaaatccttaatactcgACGAAAATTCTAAAGGGTTATATGGTTGTGTTCCTAGCATTGCCAATTACtaatttctaatgtcaattttatgaGACAAATGCATTTGaggcaaaagccccaaattttcgagcaTATTGGGTATTAAACCCTAATTCTTCGACCTAAAATCAAGTACAAATGTGAATTAAAGCAAGAACGAGACACACACtttgattagtcatgatttatggcgagatttgatcaaattttcgagggaatttggttgggtttttgtaaagaaatgagaaattgtgtttttgaaatgaaaataaaacacgACTGAAAGTCGGGTTTTTACCGAGACAGGGACGAgctcgagaaaggacgcaacactaGCTGCGCGTCTTCCAaaggtcgcagctcttgctgcgccttttcctcaataTTTTTTCCTCAAAATTTGTTAAAATTCGTTACAAGTTTGTTATTTGTGGACCCGGgctttgctgcgccttttcctcaacatATGGCTCCGTTTTGGAAGTTCCCTTCGTCCAGATCAGCATTTTCTTCAAGAGACTACAAGACAAACACGACATTTATTCTCTTCAGCGATGCTAAGGATGCGTCGTCGTCGTTTTATTCTCTTCAGCGATGCTAAGGACGCGCCGTTGTCAATTTATTCTCTTCAGCGATGCTAAGGACGCATCTTTGTCGATTTATTTTCTTCAGCAGTGCTAATGACGCGCCGTTGTTGATTCGACACCTTTTTAtctttctcctcagcggtgccaataACGCGCCGTTGTCAatcccaacgagagtttgcttgaggacagagacaggaaGATTCCCCCAGATAtttttccccaacgagagtttgcttgaggacagagaaaGGCAGATTCCCCCAGATATTTTTcccactagtagaaaaaccctCTACGATGGCGGTCATAAATGaccttttgtggcggtttttagAGGTTTAAGGTCCGTCGTATATCGCGGCGTCGTATAAACTCTACGACGGTTCTTTATGGTTGTACAACCGCCGATAAAGCTCTCCTATTGTGCCGGTTGTTATAAAAACCGCCGTTTTTTACTTATATAAAATGACGGTTGTTAAACAAGAACCGCCACTATAACACATCTACACTGGCGGTTATTGTttgaaaaccgccaccataggtatTTCAATAATATCTTTGTACCACAACCCACCACTACATGTTCTCTATAACATCAGTTGTAAATACAGAACCGTCGTGAAAGGTTAGTATAATGTTGGTTGTTGTTAAAGAACCGCCATAATAGGCAAACCTATAGTGGCGTTTCTAACTTGAGAGCCGCCGCCATAGataggtatttttttttttaaaataaatattgCCACCTAAATTTCTGCAACGTCCTATAAATTTGCCAATCCAAATATCGAAATGAACAAATAATAGATACACAAGAATGCAACCAACTACCAAAAACCTTGCATATCATCTAGGTAAACAATAATGTCTGTATTAAAAAATCATACATCCAACTGTATAAATGATCACATACGCAACTTTATAaaccccaacgagagtttgcttatGGACAGAGACAGGCATATTCCTCAAATATGTTTCCcagcgagagtttgcttgaggacagagacaggcagat
Proteins encoded in this window:
- the LOC141640597 gene encoding uncharacterized protein LOC141640597, whose product is MNDGMNVKEKLYKWGCCEDDLCCLCHRETETTEHLFLTCEYSWRVSTEVESWMGTQFPTLNRLINGNKKQLQWKFLTVVLNAVYYSVWMQRNNARVNAMILRPEHVAKQVKDLIVKRLKFKLGGNSDQIAIGSMRNIECNVLVIVS